The window TGGTCACACCCTTCCGGAATGACGAGCTCATGCTGGATGACCTGCGGTACAATCTCAGGAAGCTGGCGGATTCCGATCTCACCGGGTACCTGGCGCTCGGTTCCAACGGAGAGTTCCGCAGCCTTTCCGACCTCGAACAGCTTCATGTTCTCGAAGTATTTGCGGAAGAGAAGGCAGGCAAGGTGGTCATGGCCGGAACAGCCTGCGAAACCACCCGCTTTACCATCGAAAAAACCAGGAAAGCCGCCGAGATGGGGTTTGAATTCGCAAGCATCCTTACCCCGGGTTATTTTGCCAGGCAGATGAACGATGCGGCGCTCATCGGTCATTATGAAGCGATAGCGGATGCCTCTCCAATTCCGATTCTCCTCTATAACGCCCCGGGATTCACCGGAGGAGTGCAGCTTACCCCAAGGGCAGTCATCCAGCTTTCCCGTCACGCCAACATCTGCGGCATGAAAGATTCATCGCCGACAGGGCCTGACCGCTACCTCACCATCCTTGACCATGCCACGGATTTCCATATCCTCGCCGGGTCTGCAAACTTTTTCTATGCTTCGCTCCATCTGGGCGCAGTCGGTGGTATCATTTCCCTGGCCAACCCTCTCCCGGCGCCCTGCTGCGACCTGTTCCGGCTCTTCACAGAGCAGAAATTCGACGAGGCGCTCGACCTTCACTTCCGTCTCTCAAGGCTTAACGCCGCCGTTTCAGGAACTCACGGGGTGGCCGGAGTGAAAGCGGCCATGAACGTAATGGGATTCAGGGGAGGGGAACCGCGCCTGCCTCTCATACCGCTGACCGACAG is drawn from Candidatus Latescibacter sp. and contains these coding sequences:
- a CDS encoding dihydrodipicolinate synthase family protein yields the protein MDDIRKKLTGVFAPVVTPFRNDELMLDDLRYNLRKLADSDLTGYLALGSNGEFRSLSDLEQLHVLEVFAEEKAGKVVMAGTACETTRFTIEKTRKAAEMGFEFASILTPGYFARQMNDAALIGHYEAIADASPIPILLYNAPGFTGGVQLTPRAVIQLSRHANICGMKDSSPTGPDRYLTILDHATDFHILAGSANFFYASLHLGAVGGIISLANPLPAPCCDLFRLFTEQKFDEALDLHFRLSRLNAAVSGTHGVAGVKAAMNVMGFRGGEPRLPLIPLTDSERDKVREAIIAEGFNIW